A part of Aspergillus flavus chromosome 5, complete sequence genomic DNA contains:
- a CDS encoding putative neutral protease 2 precursor → MSFIQLVHFFGLLTLAAGKPILIPRQASGAPQDGARNLIDVQLQSIGNSTIKAFITNIADENLRVVKRGGLLDNELPTKKVVVSGSGANPTFTGAEVDYVNTHLNDDAFLELAPKQTIESIFDIADSHDLSPGQKYSAIADGMLEYTKLDNPKKFFVVPYTSNAIDFDAPEDSANRLATRATLEACSGEYNKLMQDNLAQAAKMAEAAAADARDGSSGLFQKFFKSQDEADKKEVAERLEAIAKEATSKGTLTYYCQPSAQDSCGGNIAAITYPTQNRVVNCQAYYETQQVVNECGYLDQAAISLHEFSHATSVYAPGTDDVVYGLDGVLQLSTAQAKNNADSFAYYANSVFNNCSADGNQSGNSGTQIGSTNGNGGGLDIPFGQGTGQGNEQGTSQGTGQQTGAPTGMENGGGFTIPWGQGIGQGNEQEVSQGAGQQTNQGPATGIGGMNPWGQQAGPAEGTTQPGSEWPAGFDDLPWSFNNPSQGAQSNGGQFSNDWQPVSNDYQEISASPSGDFPFGNFGAPESSQGFELGEGSGWFKRDQ, encoded by the exons ATGTCATTCATTCAACTCGTTCACTTCTTCGGTCTTTTGACCTTGGCTGCCGGCAAGCCGATTCTTATTCCGAGGCAGGCTTCGGGAGCGCCGCAGGACGGTGCTCGCAACCTGATTGACGTTCAGCTGCAGTCGATCGGAAACTCGACTATCAAAGCTTTCATCACTAATATTGCTGATGAGAATCTCCGTGTCGTCAAGAGGGGTGGTCTGCTCGATAACGAGCTTCCCACTAAGAAGGTTGTTGTGTCTGGATCTG gcGCAAACCCAACTTTCACCGGTGCGGAAGTCGACTACGTCAACACACATCTGAATGACGACGCATTCTTGGAACTCGCCCCTAAACAAACAATCGAGTCCATCTTCGACATCGCCGACTCCCACGACCTTTCTCCTGGTCAAAAGTACTCCGCCATCGCGGATGGCATGCTCGAATACACGAAGTTGGACAACCCTAAGAAATTCTTCGTCGTTCCTTATACATCCAACGCCATCGACTTCGATGCTCCTGAAGACTCTGCTAACCGCCTTGCGACCCGCGCCACCCTCGAAGCCTGCAGTGGCGAATATAACAAGCTGATGCAGGATAACCTTGCACAGGCTGCCAAGATGGCCGAGGCTGCCGCTGCGGATGCTCGCGACGGCAGCAGTGGACTGTTCCAGAAGTTCTTCAAGTCCCAGGATGAGGCTgacaagaaggaggttgCCGAGCGCTTGGAGGCCATTGCTAAGGAAGCAACATCGAAAGGCACCCTGACCTACTACTGTCAGCCATCGGCGCAGGATTCCTGCGGTGGCAACATTGCGGCCATCACGTACCCAACACAAAACCGTGTTGTCAACTGCCAGGCATACTATGAAACGCAGCAGGTGGTGAACGAGTGTGGATATCTGGATCAGGCGGCTATCTCGCTCCATGAGTTCTCGCATGCTACTAGCGTCTACGCGCCTGGTACGGATGATGTTGTGTATGGACTTGACGGTGTGCTTCAATTGAGCACTGCACAGGCCAAGAACAACGCCGATTCATTTGCATACTATGCAAACA GTGTTTTCAATAACTGCAGTGCTGATGGTAACCAGAGTGGAAACTCAGGTACTCAAATCGGATCCACGAATGGTAATGGAGGTGGCCTGGACATCCCTTTCGGGCAAGGAACTGGTCAAGGAAACGAGCAGGGAACTAGCCAGGGAACTGGCCAGCAAACTGGCGCTCCAACTGGAATGGAGAATGGAGGTGGCTTTACCATTCCCTGGGGACAAGGAATTGGTCAAGGAAACGAACAGGAGGTTAGTCAAGGAGCCGGTCAGCAGACCAACCAAGGCCCTGCCACCGGTATCGGTGGTATGAACCCCTGGGGACAGCAAGCTGGTCCTGCAGAAGGCACTACACAACCCGGGTCCGAATGGCCCGCTGGCTTCGACGACCTTCCCTGGTCCTTCAACAACCCCAGTCAGGGTGCCCAGTCCAATGGCGGTCAATTTTCCAACGATTGGCAGCCAGTTTCAAATGACTATCAGGAAATTTCGGCTTCTCCCTCTGGTGACTTTCCCTTTGGTAACTTCGGAGCCCCTGAGAGCTCGCAAGGTTTTGAACTTGGTGAAGGAAGTGGCTGGTTCAAGAGGGATCAGTAG
- a CDS encoding acyl-CoA synthetase, whose product MVFTPQKGAGELPAIPDNIPISEFMLNDQYGRNPLQKSRDPFTCGITGKSYSGAQVAERVDYLARALAKEFNWAPNQGTEWDKTLAVFSVNTIDTLPLSWATHQLGGIVSPANAAYSAPELKHQLVDSQAKALFTCAPLLSTALEAASLAGFPKDRIYLLEVPAELTGGASIPAQYKTVSQLIEAGRSLPKLERLNWGPGDGARRTAFLCYSSGTSGLPKGVMISHKNVIANVLQISAFEKTHRDALAAPGGPQHTEVVLGLLPQSHIYALVVMCHTGPYRGDQVIVLPKFELKSYLASIQHFKIGSLFLVPPIIITMLRNHEVCKKYDLSSVKSLFTGAAPLGMETAEDFQKMYPGVTVRQGYGLTETCTVVASTHPNDIFLGSSGTLIPGVEARIVSPEGQEITSYDTPGELVVRSPSVVLGYLNNEKANKETFENGWMRTGDEAVFRLSPKGTEHVFIVDRIKELIKVKGLQVAPAELEAHLLTHPAVADCAVIAIPDEAAGEVPKAIVVKSASADKDDEKTIQSIKKYVEEHKARHKWLKGGIRFVEAVPKSPSGKILRRLLRDQEKEERRRAGAKL is encoded by the exons ATGGTCTTCACTCCTCAGAAAGGGGCGGGAGAATTACCCGCAATCCCTGATAATATTCCTATCAGCGAATTTATGCTCAACGATCAATATGGAAGAAACCCGCTTCAAAAGTCGAGAGATCCCTTCACTTGTGGAATTACTGGGAAATCCTACTCAGGAGCCCAGGTGGCGGAGCGAGTCGATTATCTCGCTCGAGCATTAGCGAAGGAGTTCAACTGGGCCCCAAATCAGGGTACGGAATGGGACAAGACATTAGCGGTCTTCAGTGTGAACACG ATTGATACACTTCCTTTGTCCTGGGCGACCCATCAGTTGGGAGGAATTGTTTCGCCCGCCAACGCGGCTTACTCTGCGCCCGAGCTGAAGCATCAGTTGGTTGATTCTCAAGCGAAAGCTCTATTCACCTGTGCCCCCTTGCTGTCCACTGCCCTGGAGGCGGCGTCCTTGGCTGGATTCCCGAAGGACCGTATCTATCTGCTTGAGGTTCCCGCCGAACTCACCGGTGGCGCAAGCATCCCTGCGCAATACAAGACCGTCTCACAACTCATTGAGGCAGGCAGATCACTACCTAAATTGGAGAGACTCAACTGGGGTCCTGGAGACGGTGCTCGCCGAACTGCATTCTTATGCTATTCCAGTGGGACATCTGGCTTACCT AAAGGAGTGATGATTTCTCATAAGAACGTTATCGCAAACGTTCTGCAGATCTCCGCTTTCGAGAAGACCCATCGAGATGCCCTCGCCGCACCAGGAGGTCCCCAACATACTGAAGTCGTGCTGGGCCTGCTCCCCCAGAGTCATATCTATGCCCTAGTGGTTATGTGTCATACTGGACCCTATAGAGGTGACCAGGTGATTGTGTTACCCAAATTCGAGCTGAAATCATACCTTGCCTCTATTCAACACTTCAAGATCGGGTCCCTTTTCTTG GTCCCGCCAATTATCATTACCATGCTCCGAAACCACGAGGTTTGCAAGAAGTACGACCTCAGCTCGGTGAAATCTCTGTTCACTGGGGCAGCTCCTCTGGGTATGGAAACAGCCGAGGATTTCCAAAAGATGTACCCCGGTGTTACAGTTCGGCAAGGCTATG GTTTAACCGAGACATGCACGGTCGTGGCCTCGACTCACCCCAACGACATCTTCCTCGGATCCTCCGGTACCCTCATCCCTGGTGTTGAAGCACGCATCGTTTccccagaaggccaagaaatCACAAGCTATGACACTCCAGGTGAACTTGTGGTCCGCAGTCCAAGTGTGGTACTAGGATACCTCAACAATGAGAAGGCTAACAAAGAAACCTTTGAAAACGGATGGATGCGCACTGGTGATGAAGCCGTATTCCGCTTAAGCCCGAAGGGAACTGAGCATGTGTTTATTGTGGACCGTATCAAGGAGTTAATTAAGGTCAAG GGTTTGCAAGTTGCCCCTGCAGAGCTTGAGGCCCACCTACTCACCCATCCTGCCGTCGCTGATTGTGCCGTCATTGCTATTCCCGACGAGGCTGCCGGTGAAGTTCCGAAGGCCATCGTCGTCAAATCTGCCTCGGCTGATaaggatgatgagaagacgATACAGTCGATCAAGAAGTATGTGGAAGAACATAAGGCTCGGCACAAGTGGTTGAAGGGTGGTATTCGCTTCGTTGAGGCTGTTCCCAAGAGTCCCAGTGGCAAGATCTTGCGTCGCTTGCTTCGGGaccaagagaaggaggagcgCAGGCGCGCTGGTGCGA